The Pyrenophora tritici-repentis strain M4 chromosome 9, whole genome shotgun sequence sequence CCCGAACTCCATGCTCGTGCTGTCATCGACATCATGTCATACGTAGGTATTTGTACAAACTGTAAACCAAGTGGGAATCGTCAAACATGAAAGAAAAGCTGTTGGATCCCTGCGCTATCATTGCGGCCACGTAATCTCCTAGGAGGTGGgagcggcagcagcagcgtAGGACTCGCTACCCTTCTCGTTGGTACCCTCCTTGGGCTTCTCGCTGCCCTCGGCGGTAGTGGCAGCAGCGCCCTGCTCACCAGCCGGCTTCTGCTTCTTGAGATCTGCCAAATGCCTTGCCTCGTTGTGGACGTCCATGACTGTCTTGTTACCCTGCTCGTAGAACGCACGGAGCTTCTGGCCCGTGGGTGTTGAGGCAGCCTTGTCAAAGTAGCTGGTCATCATGTTGAAGGCGGCGTAGCCCTTGTTTGTAACACCGAGCTTCTGGTCGACGACCTGTGCCTTTTGCGTAGCTTGTGTCTTTTGGTCGAAGTTCTGGAGGACGTTCATGAACTTTGCACTGTAGCCGTTCTGCTTGTCAGCAGCGAGCGCGCGCTCAATGGCCTTGTCCGAGATGGCGTAGCCATGGGCGAGATATTCGGCGATGATGCGTGCGCGGGGCTTCTGCTCCTGCTCAATGTGGTGGTCGCCGTCCTTGGCCTCTTCGGCCGAGGCAGCCTTCTCGCCCGCAATCTCATCGATGCTCTTGGCAGAGGTGACTTGTACGGGGTTGGGCCCGAGCTGAGTGTTGTCGAGGAGGAGGGCCGTCTTCGCCGCGGCCGGCTTCTCGAAGGTGACGGATGCAGACTGCGTGTCTTCGCCTGAGGGCTTTACGCTGATGGACTGGATCTTGCCACAGAAGCTGAAGAAGCTCTTAATCTCATCCTCGCTAGTCTTTGTGGAGATGTTCTCGACGTTGACGGTGGAAGCCATGGTGATGTGTATGTGGGGTGTTTGAGTTGAGTTGAAGTGTAGAAGGTGTGGTTGTAGGTAATTTGAAAGTGGTGATTCCTAGACTGAAAATGATAGATGGATCGTGGAAGAGGTGTTATTTGTAGCAGTGACGCGGCGTTGTTGGGAAGCAAGATCACACAGTGAGGGGCGCGCGGACACGACGCATGTGCATGAGGGGATGACGTACGCGGGGCGGTGCTGCTGTGTTGTGGCGCCTAGATTGCCCCTACCTTGCGAGAAGCTTCAGGAATGGCCTTGTTTGCGCCTTTTTAGCCTGGCATGTGAAGCTGCACTGCCACAGCTTCCATTTCACGGCGACTAATTCGCGCACCTTGCGGCTGCAATGTCCGTGGTGGAGAATCCATGTATCCGAAGAGTGGCGGGAAATTACTGTTTGGAGTCTACGACTATCCAAGCATACAGCTATCGTAGGACAATAGCAGACTGGCCAACACCTGCATCATATGATATAATAACGGCATATGGAGAATTGGGTTCGAATGCGAAGCTCCAGTGCTCCACCAAAACCTCGGCTTAACCCGACGTCATAGCCCCGTATTTCCAAAACATCTTCCACAAGCTCCGGCGCATAAGCTTGAGAAGTGACATCTCACGCTACACACAATGACATCCAGATTAATTTCGCCGTCGCCGCGATTAGCACAATCATGTCTCCGCCACACACGGAACCTCGCGCCTGTCGCAGCACGATTCCCCCAACGCCGCTACATTTCCGCCTACGGTTACGAACAAGCCAAAGCCCTCACATTTACTGAATATGGCGATCCTCCAGCTGTCCTCTCGCTTCACAGCCATTCCATCTCCCCGCCACACAGCAACTACATGACCCTGCGCTTCCTCGCGTCACCCATAAACCCCGCCGACATCAACCAAATCCAAGGCGTGTATCCCTCAAAGCCCACATTCACAACCAGCCTCAGTACCCCGAACCCAATTGCCGTCGCAGGAAATGAAGGTGTTGCAGAGATAATAGCCCTTGGCGAAGGCGTCAAGAAAGAAGGCTTCAAGAAGGGCGATTGGGTATTCATGAAGGGCCCTGGTTTCGGCACCTGGCGCACACACGCCAGTGCCACAACCAACGATGTAGTCAAGCTCGACGATCAGATGCGCGAAGGCATCACCGCCATCCAAGCCGGCACCGTATCCATCAACCCCTGCACAGCATACCGCATGCTGCGCGACTTCACTACCCTCTCCGAAGGCGATTGGTTCATACAGAATGGCGCAAACTCTGGCGTTGGTCGCGCGGCCATCCAGCTAGGACGCAAATGGGGCTATAAGAGCATCAACATCATACGCAGCCGTGAAGACAAGAACAAAGAGGGAGCCATGAAGAAGGAGCTACATGATCTCGGCGCAGACGTTGTAATCACAGACGCAGAGCTGCAAGCACAGGGTATCAAAGACCAAGCCAAGGAATGGACAAATGGCGGTCGTTCCCCCATCCGTCTGGCACTAAACTGTGTCAATGGCAAAGCGGCTACCGCAATGGCTAAACTGCTCTCTCCATCTGCACACTTTGTCACCTACGGCGCAATGTCCAAGCAACCACTGACCATCCCCGCATCCATGCTCATATTCAAGGACATCCATTTCCACGGCTTCTGGGTAAGCAGGTGGGCGGAGAAGCATCCAGAAGAGAAGCAAAAGACTGTTGCCGATGTGCTTGATATGATGAGGAAGGGTGAGTTCAAGGACATGCCAGTGGATGAGATCAAGTGGGAGTGGGAAACAAAGGGCGACGAGCTGGTGGCTAAGGTCAAGGATACACTGGAGGGGTATAGGGACGGAAAGGGTATTTTCGTGTTTGGTAAGACGTAGAATAGATGACAGTACTTGACTAGAACATTGTCCGAATCGCATATTTGCGCCCTAGCCATTCGAAGTTACATAGTTTTTATTTCTTAACAATATTGTAGAGTATCTAGAATCTCCCAATCACCCTGGGGTGCAGTCATATAGAGTGGGCAAATCAGGCAGTATTATGGATTGAACGTTATCTGAAACTCGGATGGTTCAAGATGCAAATATGTGACCTGGAATCTGTTTCTGGTTTCGTAATGTGAGTGGAAGGAGTAATATGAAAGCAGCCATATATGCCTAATTCCTCTTCCTAGTGTGTGAACATGCTGGATCATACTCAACCTACACTCTTCTTACTGCAAGAATACCCTCGACCCGTTATTTGGCAGCGCCACCCTGAACAACGCAAAAGGCCTCTCCCTGCGATCAGTGCCGGGGTAAAACGACGAACTAAACGCCAGCTGATTATCGTTGAAGTAAAGGTAACCATCAGACGCCACGGACACTACACGACGTTAGCACAATCCAACCCCCGTTCCACCTTTGTCACAGTAAGACAGTGTGAAAAAAAGGGATCAACATACTAGTATCCACCCAACTTAACCTCGGATCCCTAACTAGCACCCCCATACCCCCATTCTTGGGATCATAAAACCCAATAAGATTCTGTTCCATATTCGCCGCATAAATCAAACCATTGCTATCCGTCTCAAACCCATCACTCACGCCCCTCTCCCCCCTCTCATTCACAGCCGCGCGTGCCAATAACTCAGAGTTTGCACTCCTATCGCGGATTCTCACTGTCGGAACGCTGTACAACATACGACTGCCTATCGGCCCAAAGAACAGCGTTTCTCCATCCGCACTCAACGCAATGCCATCAGACCCCAACGGCACGGTAGTAAGTGGCAGCCCAGGGCCGGGAATGTAGTAAAGCGGTTGACCCCATACATAGGGTACGAAACCGGGTTCAGAGCGTACGGCGCGTGTGCCGTCAAGGTGACGCCAGCTCTCCCCCGTACCCAGGTCAACAATGATGATGCCGTTGCGGCCTTCGGAAGAAGAATCTGTGATGTAGGCTACTCCTTTTCCGGATGCGGTGACGGAGGGACGGAGGTCGAAGCGTACGTCGTTGAGGTAGGAATCTGGGTATGCCACTGTAGGTGGGAAAACGATGGTTTGAATGACAGTGTTGCTGGAGATGTCAACGCCAATTAGTTTGGGACCGCCTGGGGAGGCGGGGACGAGCGTTCCGGAGGTGGTTAGGGAACGGCCTGTATCGAGGATCCAGAGACGGTCAAGCGGGTCGAGGACGACGCTTTGGACGCCAAGGAGATGGGTTGCGTAGTTTGCGCCGTTCGGGGGAGTTATGGTGTAGTTTATGGCGCCGCCTGGCGGATTGTTGATGTCGGCGCCGGGGTAGGGGATTTCAGTGCCATTGGATAGGATCTCTTGGACGGCGTATTTTTGGTTGGTGCCGGTGTTTGTGTTGTTGGGATCGAGACCGGATGGGTAATTTGCGAATTTGCGACCGGCTTTTGAGACGGTGATACCTAAGACACTTAGTTGCAGAACTTTATGTGTGCATGGTTTGAGGTGGTACCGGTAGGCCATTGATTGTTGTAGAGATGGACGAGCTCAAGTGGTGGGCCGGCAACACCAGGATCTGAGCGAAGTTGCTGTGTTGCAGACAGGGCTGGGAGCAATGCACTCAACACCAGAACAGAAAGTGAAAACATATTGTGAAAATGGAGCTTGTCCGAAAGCATTGTGTTTGTCATTGCCCAGTTATATAGTGCCAAAACCCATAGCATTGACAAGTAAACATGACCTCAGGAATACCTGAACGTGAACGTCAGTGCTAGTCTTCACGTCATGTACATGTCAGGTACAGGGTCAAGTTGTACAAGAAAAGACGGTCTAATCTGCATTTGGAGTTGCATATGGGGGAGAACTATCCGGTTGCGGTTTAGATTTGACAGCGGTTCACCCCGCTTTTGTGATGCAATACTACATTGGCGGTCCCGTTCCTGGGATTTGCGCGTACCGTAAAACCGCAAGCAGAGTTATACTCAAGAACGCCACTCGCATGTCGGATGTGATAACATTCAGTTACGCCGTGCTTGATGAAACTTCGGTCAAAGTTTGACTAGCACAGCTGAATTCGATGACAGTGCTGTCCGAAACTGGTTGCAGTAGATCGACATGCGATAGCTTCAGTCAACCCAGCTTTTAATGACTTCTCTCAAAGAGCTGTTGTTGCCATCTTTTCCAGACCAAGTACGCGATTGCTCGACCTCCTCGATGTCTTGTACTGTATCCACAATCAACACAGAGGCCTTCAACTCCCCATTATTCAGCTCGATCTCAATATCTTTCGAAGACTTTACGCCTTTTTTCCTATCTTTACCCTTGATCGAGAGACGTGCATCTTGACTCAAAGCTTGTGCGCGTGATGAATACTCGTTTTGCAGCAGTCTATGTGTGAGATGGAGGGAGAGAATCCAATCCACGTACGACGTGATTTCCTCAACGGCAGCAAATTTTTGTTGCTGGGATAAACCAAGATCAATACCCAGTGTGGGTGGGAGTATGAGCTTATGCTCTGTTCCGAAAGTCGGCTGGCCGATAATCGTGCGTGTTGTGATGCTCAGGCTTTCATGTTGTGCACCAGTGGACACAGGAAGAGACATTGTAGCCTTCCCATCGAATGGCTTCATAAAGACCTCAAATAGTTGATCAGTTGCTGACTGGCCTTTCATTGATGGTGTTCCTAAGCTCTCCACAAGCGTCGCCCAGGAAGTCTCACGAGTCGTATCTAGCGTCACATCTAGGCCAACGCTGTTTAGAGTCCTTGCAAGCGATTCAAGGTAGACGTAAAGCGAGTCTACGGCTTCAATGTGGTGAATGACTGCGAGAAGAGTACGAAGTAAGGATGGCGATGGCTTCTCGCGTTTCCTTGTTGTCAAAGGAGGTGGAAGCTGCGATCTCCGGTAGAGGCGCATGCTGTGCTCATGCGCAAGCAAGAGGCGGAGTCCTTCGGCAATGTTGCGAGCCATCCAATCGTGCTCATGAGACCGACTGCTGGGTACAGGGTCGTCTCGGGGTATGCAGTCAATGAGCAATTTGCGTTCATGTGACACACCGCCCATTTGAGGCGCGTCCACATAAATAACGGAATCACGGAACTCGACACCATACGCCAACAGTTGTCGCGTCTCCAGACTCATCTCGTAGTACAGCTCTTCTTCGAGCAAAGAGTCACGCGCCAATTGAATCGACTTTTCGAGACTTTGATTCGCAAGATCGTCGGCAGCGGATAACTGTGTCGTTCCAGTAATGTTTCCATCGATGCTGACTCGTACGCGGAGGATCTTTGGTTTCAGTGCAAGAGCTGGGTCCAGGATGATACTGCCGTCTTTGTCCATTTGTAGCGGAGCGAAGCCACGAGCCTTGAAGTGGTCACTGGCTATTGTACGGTTAGCTTGAACATGGCATGTCAAACGATGAGATTTTCTTACCTTCGGGAAGCCCATAACGCACACCAAAGGGCGCATGGCGCACATTCTGACGCAGTCGTTGAATGGGCCACCCCTTGTCAGAGACGGTCACAATCTCATGCCAGTATTTTGTCTCTCTGCGTATCTGCTTCTCCAAGTTTTTCGCCGCTTTCAGTATCTCGTCCACGGAGGAGTCGAGCGCGCCCATTCGTGCACCCTGCGCTACAGCCTCTTGTCTAGCCTCCAGATCCTGTAGTCTATGTTGTTCTTCGGGCTTGCGAACGCGGTGCTCATGATTCTCCTTGCTCACGCCAAAAGAGCCGAGGGGTATGCCCTGTTTCAGCCCTTGCTCTTGAAATGTCGGACTGAAGAAGTTCAGGCTGCGCTTGTTGGGGTCTTGGGAAAGTATGAGCGAGACGAGATCGAGCGCATTGTTTGCAGCGAATTTAGCCCATCTGTGAACAATCAGTCGTTGTTTCTCTTGTATGCGCACTGCGTTCAAACCTACTCCAAGTGACTATACATCTCCATTCCTACTTTCAACACCTTCTCTCGCTGCTCTTGTAGGGACGGtgcctccttctccttcttctcttcctccttcACTGCACCTGCATCTGAACCATGACCCGGAGCATTTTTGCCGGCGTCTATGTCTTCCTGCAGCGATTGTTCGGTGATGTTGCGTAAGTGTCCTCGTTCGCTGGCTAGCTGCTCAATCTTAAATAGCAAGTCTTCCTGGGTCAACTCCTCCTTCTTTGGCGCCGGCCAAGGCCGCAGAGCCACGTTGTTTAGCGAATCCATCTTAATTATCCCACAGCGCACTACAAAAGACGTGTGTTGAAGTTGCGGTTGAGTTGCTGGTTAGGTCTTTGTGTCCCTTGCATGAAGGCTGGAGCTCCCCGTAGCGGCTGTGCAGATCCCTGCTTATCGATAGCAGCTTCACCCACGTACAGTCTCCAAAGCTCATGGGCGTGGGCACTCTTGGAATGCATTACTGACTAACTCATCGAGTCAAATAGGCACACTCGGGTTGCTAGTGCACCACTGTGCGGGGATGCTACCGTGTCACATGTGCATGGCCCCTTCCCTCTCCAGCCACTAGCGGCCGTCTCCGATAAGCTTGGACAAGCAGCTTGGGTCACAGTGACAGCTCACAGTCGACGTCTGCTTCACTCCTACTTCCTCGCTTGCACTAATTGAATTGAGACAATCATAAAATGACGACCAGATATCGTGTAGAATGTAAGGCGCCACGCAACGAACACGAGAAGCTGAAGGGTAGCATGCTAACTTGATGGATGATCGTAGACGCCCTCAAGGTCCGTAGAGGAGAGGATAAATACACTTAGTACGACCTGCTAATGCTCCCAAGACCCACAGGAGGGACCAGCTTGTGAGTATTGGCCATTCTAGCACCCGACCATGCAGCTAATGCTCGTCTAGATTGAGTGGATTAAGGTAATGCTCTCTTACATTTGCATCATGACGCCGGACAGGTCTTGACTTTCATCCAGGGTCTCTTAGCCGTCCCTTTTGTCTTGCAATCCCAACCCACAGCAGTCTTTGAGCCCAGAGGCGATTCAGTAGAACACCAGGCCAACGTCGCCCAACGCCGGTATGCTGAGAATCTGCGCGATGTTGAGGAGATTATCAACGACCACAGTAAGCATTGTGGCTCTTTCATATGATCTATGCTGATGTATCGAATAGTCCAACACCAAAAAGATGGGAAGCCAGACCAATCCAAACTAAAGCTCCTCGTTCCATCAGTAGCAAACTTCTTCACGCCTCTAGCATTACACGATGCATTCATCTGGCAAGATCAGAGACGGTTCATCAGTCACCGACGCTTTGTTCCCCCTTCTTTTAACGACATCCGTCTGATCCTCAACACAGCCCAGGTAATGAGTCTGATACGCAGTGGTCCGTTGGAACTTGTGACATTTGATGGAGATGTCACGCTATATGACGATGGAAAGAACCTAACGCCCGAAAACCCCATCATTCCAAAGATCCTCCAGCTCATGCGTCGTGGATCAAAGATTGGGATCGTTACAGCTGCGGGTTACACGGAAGCTAAACCTTACTATGGACGACTGTACGGGCTTCTAGACGCAATCCAAGCTTCCGACCTACCGAGGGAGTCTAGGCAGAACCTCATCATTATGGGCGGCGAGAGCAACTTTTGCTTCAAGTTTGACGAGAACAGTCCAGTCTTGCTACGCTTGGTGCCCAGGGAGGAGTGGCTACTGAAGGAAATGTTGACGTGGCATGAGGCAGACATCAAGGAGCTTCTTGACCTGGCAGAAGCTTCTTTGAACGACACCATCAGGAACTTCCGTATGGAGGCAATGATTGTCAGAAAGGAGAGGGCGGTGGGTATCGTTCCCAAGGGGGACCACAAGTTCTGCCGTGAGACACTCGAAGAAACGGTATTGATCGTACAGAAGATACTCGTAGGTGGTACTGCAGCGTTACCATTCACTCGCTGACGTGAGCAGGAAATCTCCGAGGTTGGCCGGCGTCTGCCGTTTTGCGCCTTCAACGGAGGCAACGACGTCTTTGTCGACATTGGAGACAAGTCGTGGGGTGTTCTGGCTTGTCAGCGCATCTTTGGGGGCATTGACGGTAGCAAGACGTTGCACGTGGGCGACCAATTTCTCAGTGCAGGAGCAAATGACTTCAAGGCCCGGTTGGCGTGCACGACGGCATGGATTGCCAACCCGCAGGAGACGTGCCAGTTGCTGGACGAGATTACGGAGCTCGACGAGGAGCACCAGCGCAAGACCAGGTAGACATGTTCAAAACTAAGTTGCAGCATGACACGAGGGAGCGTCGGAAGTCCGGGTAGATGGGCATCATGGCGGACGAAGTGGTGGAAAGGCGTGGTACCGAGGAAAGTCTAAGCAAAGCCGTAACGAGGTGAATGGTTCTCTACGGATAGGAAGGCGTTGTGGACTGAATGAAACACCGGGCCGTATCGTCATGGCAGTTTCAATGCGGAGCTCCGATGGCGACATGTGCCATATACGATGCCCGCTCGGAACGACGGTGCAAGTGCAAGCTTGAATGCACCTTGGATCCTGACTCGCGCAGGATGCCCCACTGCAACATCTGGTACG is a genomic window containing:
- a CDS encoding RNA-binding protein (RRM domain); amino-acid sequence: MASTVNVENISTKTSEDEIKSFFSFCGKIQSISVKPSGEDTQSASVTFEKPAAAKTALLLDNTQLGPNPVQVTSAKSIDEIAGEKAASAEEAKDGDHHIEQEQKPRARIIAEYLAHGYAISDKAIERALAADKQNGYSAKFMNVLQNFDQKTQATQKAQVVDQKLGVTNKGYAAFNMMTSYFDKAASTPTGQKLRAFYEQGNKTVMDVHNEARHLADLKKQKPAGEQGAAATTAEGSEKPKEGTNEKGSESYAAAAAPTS
- a CDS encoding Qor, NADPH:quinone reductase and related Zn-dependent oxidoreductase: MTSRLISPSPRLAQSCLRHTRNLAPVAARFPQRRYISAYGYEQAKALTFTEYGDPPAVLSLHSHSISPPHSNYMTLRFLASPINPADINQIQGVYPSKPTFTTSLSTPNPIAVAGNEGVAEIIALGEGVKKEGFKKGDWVFMKGPGFGTWRTHASATTNDVVKLDDQMREGITAIQAGTVSINPCTAYRMLRDFTTLSEGDWFIQNGANSGVGRAAIQLGRKWGYKSINIIRSREDKNKEGAMKKELHDLGADVVITDAELQAQGIKDQAKEWTNGGRSPIRLALNCVNGKAATAMAKLLSPSAHFVTYGAMSKQPLTIPASMLIFKDIHFHGFWVSRWAEKHPEEKQKTVADVLDMMRKGEFKDMPVDEIKWEWETKGDELVAKVKDTLEGYRDGKGIFVFGKT
- a CDS encoding major royal jelly protein: MFSLSVLVLSALLPALSATQQLRSDPGVAGPPLELVHLYNNQWPTGITVSKAGRKFANYPSGLDPNNTNTGTNQKYAVQEILSNGTEIPYPGADINNPPGGAINYTITPPNGANYATHLLGVQSVVLDPLDRLWILDTGRSLTTSGTLVPASPGGPKLIGVDISSNTVIQTIVFPPTVAYPDSYLNDVRFDLRPSVTASGKGVAYITDSSSEGRNGIIIVDLGTGESWRHLDGTRAVRSEPGFVPYVWGQPLYYIPGPGLPLTTVPLGSDGIALSADGETLFFGPIGSRMLYSVPTVRIRDRSANSELLARAAVNERGERGVSDGFETDSNGLIYAANMEQNLIGFYDPKNGGMGVLVRDPRLSWVDTMSVASDGYLYFNDNQLAFSSSFYPGTDRRERPFALFRVALPNNGSRVFLQ
- a CDS encoding mediator RNA polymerase II transcription subunit 17, giving the protein MDSLNNVALRPWPAPKKEELTQEDLLFKIEQLASERGHLRNITEQSLQEDIDAGKNAPGHGSDAGAVKEEEKKEKEAPSLQEQREKVLKVGMEMYSHLEWAKFAANNALDLVSLILSQDPNKRSLNFFSPTFQEQGLKQGIPLGSFGVSKENHEHRVRKPEEQHRLQDLEARQEAVAQGARMGALDSSVDEILKAAKNLEKQIRRETKYWHEIVTVSDKGWPIQRLRQNVRHAPFGVRYGLPEASDHFKARGFAPLQMDKDGSIILDPALALKPKILRVRVSIDGNITGTTQLSAADDLANQSLEKSIQLARDSLLEEELYYEMSLETRQLLAYGVEFRDSVIYVDAPQMGGVSHERKLLIDCIPRDDPVPSSRSHEHDWMARNIAEGLRLLLAHEHSMRLYRRSQLPPPLTTRKREKPSPSLLRTLLAVIHHIEAVDSLYVYLESLARTLNSVGLDVTLDTTRETSWATLVESLGTPSMKGQSATDQLFEVFMKPFDGKATMSLPVSTGAQHESLSITTRTIIGQPTFGTEHKLILPPTLGIDLGLSQQQKFAAVEEITSYVDWILSLHLTHRLLQNEYSSRAQALSQDARLSIKGKDRKKGVKSSKDIEIELNNGELKASVLIVDTVQDIEEVEQSRTWSGKDGNNSSLREVIKSWVD
- a CDS encoding IMP-specific 5'-nucleotidase 1, with the translated sequence MSLIRSGPLELVTFDGDVTLYDDGKNLTPENPIIPKILQLMRRGSKIGIVTAAGYTEAKPYYGRLYGLLDAIQASDLPRESRQNLIIMGGESNFCFKFDENSPVLLRLVPREEWLLKEMLTWHEADIKELLDLAEASLNDTIRNFRMEAMIVRKERAVGIVPKGDHKFCRETLEETVLIVQKILEISEVGRRLPFCAFNGGNDVFVDIGDKSWGVLACQRIFGGIDGSKTLHVGDQFLSAGANDFKARLACTTAWIANPQETCQLLDEITELDEEHQRKTR